GTACGATAGAtaagaaattaatattttgaaaactaGGTAATTTAGATTTTGGCCTTTTTAACCAACCAAAAAATAGAAACATCATGCATACCTTCATGGGCCGCCCCGCCAGCTCGAACCCATTGAGTTGCTCCATTGCCTTCTTCGCGTCATTCGCGTTGTGGAACTGCAAGCAGAATGGTTATTGAGATATGATATAATGAAGTAAagcatattaaaaaaaaaaaataacattgatTATCATGTTCAAGCTATTATCCAGTAGCGTATTTTGAGAAGTGggctgctataggctgatgatgatgaatttatCTCCAAAGAATACTTACGGTTAAAAATCCGTATCCTTTACTTTTTCCTGTTTCTGGATCTGTCATAAGCTGTATGTGATCAATCTTGCCAAACGGTTCGAAAATACCGCGCAGCATGTCTTCTGTGATGTTGAAGTGCAAGGAGCCGACATAGAGCCTCGTCGGGCCATTCGCAGCCTTAGGTGCTAGGTTAGGCAATGTGTTACCCACTCTATTCTTTTCCGCTTGAGTGTGTTGAACTATTATTGGTATTCCTAGTAATTTCTGGCCAGTCAAACCAAGTGCCTGAAAAGTAAATTTatacattaattaatttataaaataataatagatttTACACATTATTCaagttaaatgaaatatagtaTTACCAGTGGAACAGATTCAGCATCTCGGAATTCAATATACGCGATTCCCTTAAATCTTCTGGTTTTGTTGCATGTTATAAGTCTTACATCTCGTACTTTGCCAACAGATGAGAAAAATTCTTCTAAATCCTTAGCTCTAATTCGTTGCGACAACTGCATACAGAATACTGTTCTAAGATCTCTTTCCTCAGGTGGTAGCTCCTCCAGTTTGGGTTCGAGACCTCTGGATTTGGAGCGGTACTCCTTTTCTGGTTCTTTATCCTTGCTGGGTTCCTTCTTGGCGTGCTTGTCGCGGCTGCGCTCGCGCTCCTTGCTGCGCTCGCGGTCGCGGCTGCGCCTCTTGTCGCGGTCGCGCTCGGCACCGCGGTCCCGCTCGCCACGCTCGCGGTCCCCCTTGTCCCTGTGCCGGTCCTTGTCCCGCCCGCGGTCCCGGTCCCGCTCGCGATCACGATCGCGGTCCCGGTCACGGTCGCGATCCCTCTTGTCATCTCGATCCTTTGAACGGATATGGTCCTTATCCCGAGATTTTCTTCTTTCCCTAGATCGGCTGCGTCTGTTTGGAAGTTTACAACCATATTAAAAGAAAATTCAATaacttttcattttattaaattcattgGTAATTTTAAAAGTTCTGAAAGTATACAGGTACTGTAACAACATAAATAATGCCTATAgcagtaataatattatcccTCACTTACAATTACATCTCCAAGTGATTAGATACCTACAATTCAAAAAAGGTTTGTAGATAAGAGTTTCAGGGATTTCATTTTGAGTATTCTAAATAAAGTGATAAAAAGAGTTAAGTGGTGAAATTACCTTCTGCTGGTGGCTCGTTCTTTATCTCTGTATTTATCGGAGTACTTGTCGGAGCGATGCTTGGATGAGGACACAGTATCCTGTCACACAAAGCACAAGGTAGAAGCAGCGCCACAGCAACACACGCCGAGTGAATAAACGAAAAATTCATTAGTTAACTTATAAAGGTTGTATGATAAACATTTATACAATTCCGTCAGCATTTAAACTTATGATAAATTTCCAATATTGCTGATGAAATTATATAAATGTACAGGGTTTTACTGTGCCTATGTGTTGGCAACATAGGCTTAGAACCATCTGGTGAGTCGGTGGTGGTTTGCTGCTACCGATGTCCTCGTCTAGACTTACCGTTGACAAAACCACTGACAAAGGATGTACACAGCGCTAACATCACACACGGATACTTCTGCAAAAGATGTACGTCCCATCAGCGGTATGGTCTTTGAAAAATTTGGTTGAGATATTTCATTTTTAGAtttgttttaatgaataaagtatttcaattctttacaaaataaaaattaatattaagtttAAATTCCAATCCAAAACCATATGATTTTAGAAAAgaaagcaataaaattaagttaagtATATGGATACCTCTATGTCTGTTCAGGTCGGTGAAGTATGCTGGACTATTACCACAAAGTTCTATAAATACAAGAAATGATTCCCAAATGTAGTTTTGCTCACATTTTTAATCATAAAAAACTGTTCAAGCATGTGGCTTTTTTGAGAAATATCtaattaatacaaaaataaatgtaaatccTTTTAAGCAAACCCACATATTTGATCAGTTTTTCGACCACATATAATTTAGATgttgataataaaattgagAAATGCATATGGCTTATTAAACAATACATAACATAAGAGTGGAAAAAATGCCAGTAAAATATAACTTGTGTGCGGATataattacattttttacatttaattcaGTTTTAAGCTCTGGTGAACAATCTATTGATGGAAAAAAGAGTAATGGTTAGCTTATTGTATTCATAGATGGGAACATCTATGTTTATATGTTAGTTTTCAAGAACTAAATTATGGTTTTGTTTATTGGTCAAGTTATAATACTACTAAAAATTATGATGGTcctattttcataaatactaACCCACACACATTCTCTGTTAACCTAATTGCTATGTATACCCCCGTCTATGCACATAATGAGTTCATATTATGTAAACCCATTTGCGTACTACTTTGTGGTTGTTGTTGCGTATGATGAAAACAAATTAATGAATGATAATAACGCTTTCACAACAGATCCCTCGCCAATGTCAATTTCTATAACTGGTGCAGGGATGTTGGTGGGTCACTCAAAGAAGATATTAATATCTCGGTACAGTTAAgtttaataatgataattataataatacatgaCAGGTACAGTCGAGTTCAATAATGGTTTAATAACACATGCTATAACATGGCTATAACTATAACTGAGCACAAAATTAGCTGAGGGATATACTTGAACACAAATGTATTGCCAAATTTtagaaaatgataaataagtTTCTTACAATGAGTAATTctgtattttaatgtaatcTAGGCGTATAAGAAAGAGGCATATACTCACAGACTTATTGTAAGGCGCTTCCAACATTGCTTCCACATCTAAATCTTCAGCCATTCTGCGAACGAATGATGATTGTACCAAATGAATAATTAGAAATGGTAGGTAGGGTACTCAATGGCAAAACACATACATAGTGCAAAATGATTATCACTTATTTGCTGTAGAATCGACTGCTATTTACTTGAAAATTTTAGTGTTAGCTGGCTGTCAATTCGATTTCCGATGCTATTTCCTTGACTACTACAAAATGGCGTACCACGAATCTTTTACTTACTTTGATTATCTTCTGCAAATGTATTCTTTCTAATCAATATTCTATATTGTATGGTCCGGAAAGGAATAGATTTTTAGAATCAGTATCTAGAAAACTAGATTATAgttgaataaattattaattacgaTAAAACGTAAGCGTTGTGCGCGTTGCGAAAGAAAGATCCAtagacaataaaaaaaaataaagatactCACAGAGTATCTAGAAAACATCACAGATTTTcagttgaaaaatataaataccataCAGAGTGCGAgaggcgagagtgtaaatggggtatcgcacgagtggcgaggcgagcgacaaggcgaggggcgaggcgcgagtgtgaacagacgctcgtggctcgcctcctcgctcgcctcgccactcgcggcgctcgcgtccggagcggtttttggggcacgagtcaaaggagctcgcgtcgagctcgcgtcgcacgcgagcgggtgtttacactctcgcgtccgcttcattctggcttctacatcgtgccgcgcaggttgtgttcgtcgtcgtataattataacgtagtgttttttcctcagttgtataatggattggtcgcaagacgaaacatttactaatggtgccaggctcctgaaaattttagttcctcaaacattaatttcaggactttatagtttcactgtaggCAACTGCCACATTTTGTTTATTCTGAGCATGTACCTTGTGGCATGTAGGTACTGAGCTCACATGCCACAAGTTGCATGCTCAGTAACTGAGGACAAGCATGGGACAAGTCATGTTCTTCTGAGGGGATATCAAGCTATTTTTAAAAGCATGCGGATATCCCTGCACGAGTTCATACATGTATTCATTGTGACGCAtggaataagtacctacgcgAGACGCCGGAAAATGGCGTGCAATACTGCGTGTGTGATGGAAatcgcatgctgttaaaaacagcctaatTTTCATGTAATGACTGACCTCATTATTTCATGATCAAGGAAAGTAGGGACTTCCCTAAAGCTgagtacagaccggcccaacgaacggcctacgaacgcccaacgatgtatatttatcatacataatagaatagaatactgaaacccgttcgttggcgttcgtttggccggtctgtacgcatcttAACAAGAAGGTGATGATCGTGACacatctcagaataataatggtctCTCGCTTTTTTTGACACACAGATGGCACAGGTAGTCTGCGTATGTCCAAAAAAGAAtagacaatttaaaaaaaatggctacatacgtttttgtttttgatCAATCAGCTTCATTTCGTCGATATTGATAAACATTAGAGATTTTTACTCGTATCTAGTTATTAACTTCAAACATAAGTGTTTAATTCAATAATTCCAAACCCTTTGTGTAcaattgttgtttttgtttgtgtaaaGGAATTAAAGAATGACGACCGCAGCAAGACCAACTTTCGATCCAGCTCGAGGTGGTTCAGGCCGTGGGGAAAAGGACTTGAGTGCGTTATCCCGCCAGTATTCCAGCAGAGACTTGCCTAGCCACACCAAGCTAAAATACAGGTATGCCTTGCATTAAATAACCAACCTCCATAGTAAACACTAAAACGTTATTATGATTGTATTTCTTTGTGGACTGTCAAGGAATGTTTACTCGTTTCATATCTAAAATTTTGACGTTTGTTCACAGGGAACAAGGGCAGGGAACCACTGAAGAGCTCCGATCAAGGGATTTCCGTAAGGAGCTTGACGAGAGGGAGAAGGAAGGAAAGGTATCCGGCGGTAGGAGGCAGCCAGAACCAGTTGCAAAAAGGCCAAAGCTTGACCAAGTGCCAGCGGCCAGTCTAGATGCTGACGACCCCCTCGAAGGTGACTCATCTGATTCAGATGATTCTGACGATGACACTGCTGCTCTGTTGGCAgagttaaacaaaattaagaagGAAAGAGCTCTTGAACAGGCTAAGAAGGTATGTCAACCAAAATGATGGTTTCTATCAGATGAAATGTacactaaaattataaagaagaaagaattgaattttgattttgtatgTATGGTAATAATTAAAGCTGGGCCGATTTCATAAATTACACATACTTTGCATAAAAGTCCTGTGTCTAATGGAGGGTtgtattgatgatgatgatgatagccCTTTTTAGACATAATTTATACCATTTCATGccataataagtatttatatggCATGTATAGCTTATAGTATTAAAAATGTGATATTCATGTATTGTTTGGATTTCAGGAGGCTGAAAAAAAGCAAGAAGAAGAAAGGATTCGCATGGAAAATATACTGTCAGGGAACCCACTTCTTAACTATTCATCTGCTGGACAAAGAGATGACCtaaaagtaagtacttgtataaaattttcaagGTAGATGATGATATGCAGTACCTCTGACAAACTTCAAGGAAACAGCCATTACCTAACACTTGATAgaaggtatatattttttatcttaccctaataaaaaaaatatagcttaTGTTGTGTGCACATTATTTAGTCCTAAAGTTGAAGGGTGACGGAATAAATTGGGGAAGGCTTTTGGTCTGAGTGGAGCAAAAATCTATGATATCTAatcagggtgtccactatctggaaagtcagggaaaagtcagggaagctctaggtggtcatggaaagtcagtgaaattgatgggccacctggaaagtcagggaaaaaacACTATTTTAGCACATTTTGAAATAATCCATAACTTTTCGTTATGATTTCAGACGTGAAATACAAAaggcataaaataaaatctcgcaaatattgtttttactgaTCTATTGTCCATTACAtaaagtattaataaaatatgactaaGGTGCAAAAAAACAGGTagaaattttaaaagattagcTACGAGATGAACTGTGTTCAGAGGTTTTGCATGGTATACTGATGTctcgtatacagggtgttgcaaaaaggatttactaagccgaaagggggttaCTCAggagtcattctgaacaatttttgttctatgaaaaccagcgctatgaTGTGGTGTAGTATACCTGCCATAGCatcaagctgagctagaaccCATTTCAGCACCGAGAAGCAACATTCATGCAGTTCATGttccttttaaaaaaaaaaacttttgtaaatgtacttatttttgttgtttctgtgtgtgttagaaataaataaattttatttctttccttctttcTTATGAATTttggaatttaaaaaaaacgttctTGATAGTAATAACTAGGTATAAAGTCACGTtatcaacaaagtttctatggataaggaaatttcaaaactcgtagaacaaaagttgatcAGAAGTCCCTGACCCTGAGTCAACctctttcagcttagtatacccttttacCCTGTATATAGGTTTAAGGTAGTTCAGCTCGCCATTCTAAACAACGCTTTAAGGCGACAACAGCGCGACCGCATCCCTGCAGATTCGCTGTCTCGGCGCGGGAAATTCGAAAGCGCCCGCGCGCATctgaaaactttatttttcattgttcTGTTTGATGATGGTAGTGAAAAACAAATCATTAGATTAGTTATCTGCCTGAAAAAGTTAATGTTATCTGCCTGCTTCCTTCCTCACATATTTTCTGAATAAAACCATTGTTTCTAGGAGGagtacttttaaaacttttactgCTAGACCTACCATAAACTGAGCTTCAAACAATTCAAATTAACCTCTTTTGCAATAAAAACCAGTAAATGCCGCTTGGGTttccaaattttaataactttttatatatttgttttatatatttGCGATTTTGTATACTCATTATCGCTAATATAAGAAAGAATTGCATGTTTGTGGCAAAGTAAACGTGAGTTTGTTTGCTAagtttttttgcgaatttttaAAAGCCGTAAAACGAAACTTATGTTAAGAATGGCCTTTCCTGagtataaataagataaagataaaatactctttattgcacacaaaaagaaacagtattacaaacatgaacagaaaataaatagcacaatcggcggccttattactaaaagtaatctcttccagacaaccaaattgaaaggaaatagaaataatgaaaaagggTAGGGTGTGAAAAtaagagatatttataaagtacattaatataaagtataaacgataaatgtaaatacctacatataataatacataaaacctacatagttaataatacatatatacctatatatatgaATATgcgtattaaatattttacgcaGTCGAAATTTCAATAAGTGCCCAATAAAAGAACGGAAAAGATCAAGCTTTTGTcttcaaattacttaaatagggtttttatttagatctctggtcagggaaattttctgaaatggtcatggaaagtcagggaaaagtcagggaattttttgaagcattctgagtggacaccctgctaatattatattatgtataaacatACAGTTATATGAATGAGAAATGTGGTTCATTATCATTAAGTACAGTCAAGTTAGGGTAGTTTAAAACACCTTgcaaaaaacaacaataaacacttgtaaataaaaatacattataaaaaaacactcagAAAATAGAAAAACAGCTCATTTTGTTTCTAGAATTCTTATCTTTTTATACTATTGGTTGGTGCCCATTCGGACTAAGGCTATTCACAAACTGATGCAGCACGGTACATCTTGCATCACGACGCACTTACGCAACGGGACGGGAGGGCATGTATGCATTATCGTGCGGGTTTTTTACGCACTCACGCGCGCGCGTATTCGCGTATTGTGAATTCACTGAGGCTTTCATAGAAGTCATGCCCTTTCAAAATCACGCACCCCCGTGCGGAGGTGCGTGTTTTTCCGCATGTATTGTGCGTGATCTATACTGCATTCAGTCACACTTGCCATAAAAGgtatacaaataaactacaaataaatggtttcattgcgaatttaataatttttcatttaaaaatacacCAAGATTGTTTACCGTTTGTGCCAAGTATGAATGAATGCAGTATACGTAAAGATGCGTTCGTCAACGTCGATGCGTATTTGGTGTGTTGGACTGTGCGTGTTTTCTATAGAGAGGTTCTTACAAGCAACGTTCAATCATGCGTTCACGCAAGATTTAGCGTGATGCGGAGCAGCAGTGTTGCCAGTCCCATTGAACCATTTCGGACGGTATTTTACCTAAAAACGGACGGTTTCTTATAAAAAGGGacggtttaaaaaaaaagttacgaTCTGCAAGTGTATCAAATTAATAAGGCTGTTTTATCTTATAAGGCCGATAAtaaagagttatgagctgttgattttttggtgatagatatgtataagtactataCGTGCTGCGGAAGCACTTAATTTCGAGAAATAATTTTGTGAATCTGTgcagcgagcataggattcgatactattttcgaatctacacgaagggtcacatTTACctaacgctaaacgtatttaaatcaaattttaaatacattttgtactaactgacagacgtatgacattctactaaatacgtttagcgtttggtgaaattccacttaacatatggaaaaaacaaatgtcacttttggaactaactttgccttacattttgacagtgacagttgacgagacgcaacgttaacggaggttcgaaacttgtgctcacgactcttATGATTTTCGTCAACTACAAACGGAACCCATACAGTAAACAAAACTCGTTGTATTTGCATTCCGTTCTAGATAATATTAACCTATTTTGACACTTTTGACAATcatttgaataattattttgggttttgtttattaattgtGTCTGTTTTTTTCGTAAATTTTTATCTGCGGATCATCGTAATGGgcaaaataaagtaaatgaaaGTTCACTAAAAGACTCCGAACTTATTGCGTCCTAAAAGGGACGGTGGATGCAAAGGGACGTCGAGGGGACGGTTCAGCGTCAAATAGGACGAAAATCGTCCCTTTTAGGACGATCTGGCAACGCTGCGGACCAGTGTGAGAATCACCTTATGATGTGTCATAGATTGCGGGAATCCGTTGACGGACGCCTATCTGATCCGGGTCTAGAATGTCCTATGGCTCAGTGGACTGCGCGAgtactaagtacttaatgGGCTCAGGTTAACTGACTTTGAACTGGCTATACGAAGCAGTAATATTTAGATATGGTAGAATCATCGTaagtttagaaaaaaaacaataagtaataatGTTCTTTTTTCGTTTTTGCAGGTAAAGCGTCGATGGGACGACGACGTCGTGTTCAAAAACTGTGCTCGTTCAGAGCCGGACAAGAAGGCCAACTCATTCATCAACGACTCGCTACGTTCAGAGTTCCACAAGAAATTCatggaaaaatatattaaataattaagtatctcGTTTTAATCTGTCATATTTTTAACTCATAATAAAGTACCTTTTCTTAgaagtaagtaagtttttgtt
This is a stretch of genomic DNA from Plutella xylostella chromosome 4, ilPluXylo3.1, whole genome shotgun sequence. It encodes these proteins:
- the LOC119694526 gene encoding RNA-binding protein 39; the encoded protein is MAEDLDVEAMLEAPYNKSDTVSSSKHRSDKYSDKYRDKERATSRRRSRSRERRKSRDKDHIRSKDRDDKRDRDRDRDRDRDRERDRDRGRDKDRHRDKGDRERGERDRGAERDRDKRRSRDRERSKERERSRDKHAKKEPSKDKEPEKEYRSKSRGLEPKLEELPPEERDLRTVFCMQLSQRIRAKDLEEFFSSVGKVRDVRLITCNKTRRFKGIAYIEFRDAESVPLALGLTGQKLLGIPIIVQHTQAEKNRVGNTLPNLAPKAANGPTRLYVGSLHFNITEDMLRGIFEPFGKIDHIQLMTDPETGKSKGYGFLTFHNANDAKKAMEQLNGFELAGRPMKVGNVTERTDGSSSTRFDADELDRAGVDLGATGRLQLMFKLAEGTGLQIPPAAASVLMGSGSALAAPQPQVAPPIATQCFMLNNMFDPSSESNPNWDIEIRDDVIGECNKHGGVLHVFVDKASPQGNVYCKCPTIATAVASVNSLHGRWFAGRVITAAYVPLVNYHSLFPDAMTALTLLLPTKNR
- the LOC119694607 gene encoding protein CWC15 homolog, yielding MTTAARPTFDPARGGSGRGEKDLSALSRQYSSRDLPSHTKLKYREQGQGTTEELRSRDFRKELDEREKEGKVSGGRRQPEPVAKRPKLDQVPAASLDADDPLEGDSSDSDDSDDDTAALLAELNKIKKERALEQAKKEAEKKQEEERIRMENILSGNPLLNYSSAGQRDDLKVKRRWDDDVVFKNCARSEPDKKANSFINDSLRSEFHKKFMEKYIK